In Longimicrobiales bacterium, a single genomic region encodes these proteins:
- a CDS encoding maleylpyruvate isomerase N-terminal domain-containing protein: MISTSHLFRPLGAELLALLGGLSSDGWHRPTSAGTWAVRDVAAHMLDGDLRRLSAQRDGHVPPPPHPIDSDAELLAYHNDLNRSWLDVAKRCSPQVLLELLETSTTRIADLMESSDPAAPATFPVAWAGQSSSAMWLDMAREYTERWHHQDQIREATSAPPLAEPRWLRPVLEASLLALPHALRNIDAPTGTSILLRIEGAAGGAWSLLKQDGWVLQPENPASPAATITASDLAMSRLLLHRLTRAQAEALIHTTGNADLVAPLLDARAVMV; encoded by the coding sequence GTGATCTCGACGTCGCACCTGTTTCGCCCCCTCGGGGCAGAGCTGCTCGCACTGCTCGGCGGTTTGTCGTCCGACGGGTGGCACCGGCCGACATCCGCAGGGACGTGGGCGGTCAGGGACGTCGCTGCCCACATGCTGGATGGCGACCTGCGGCGCCTTTCGGCGCAGCGTGATGGTCACGTGCCGCCGCCGCCACACCCGATCGACTCCGACGCGGAGCTGCTGGCCTACCATAACGACCTGAACCGGTCGTGGTTGGACGTCGCGAAGCGGTGCAGCCCGCAGGTGCTGCTCGAGCTGCTGGAAACGTCGACCACGCGCATCGCCGATCTCATGGAGTCGAGCGATCCGGCGGCGCCGGCAACGTTTCCGGTTGCGTGGGCGGGCCAGTCATCGTCCGCGATGTGGCTCGACATGGCGCGGGAGTACACCGAGCGCTGGCACCACCAGGACCAGATCCGCGAAGCGACGTCCGCGCCCCCGCTGGCAGAGCCGCGCTGGTTGCGACCCGTCCTGGAAGCATCCCTGCTCGCGCTGCCGCACGCGTTGCGAAACATCGACGCTCCGACGGGAACGTCGATCCTGCTGCGGATCGAGGGTGCGGCAGGCGGTGCGTGGAGCCTGCTGAAGCAGGACGGCTGGGTCCTGCAACCGGAGAATCCGGCGTCGCCTGCGGCGACGATCACGGCGTCGGACCTCGCGATGAGCCGGCTGCTGCTGCACCGGCTCACCCGGGCGCAGGCGGAGGCGCTCATTCACACAACGGGCAACGCCGACCTCGTCGCGCCGCTGCTGGACGCGCGCGCCGTGATGGTGTGA
- a CDS encoding aquaporin: MLRKTVVEAIGTFFLVLTIGQVVLDPGAGALAPLAIGSALMVMIFAGGHISGGHYNPAVTLGVFLRGRTSATDMLGYWAAQVVGAILAVLAIRYLKGDVAATLMTPETGPAFVAEFLFTFALVYVVLNVATARGNEGNSHYGLAIGFTVMVGAYSVGAISGGAFNPAVAIGIAMLGIVGWSQLWLYLVANLLGGAVAALVFNALDLGEDKPTAATRAQQADLAAPGQPSRS; this comes from the coding sequence ATGCTGCGCAAGACTGTCGTCGAGGCGATCGGCACGTTCTTTCTCGTGCTGACGATCGGTCAGGTGGTGCTTGACCCTGGCGCCGGCGCGCTGGCGCCGCTGGCGATCGGCTCCGCGCTGATGGTGATGATCTTCGCCGGCGGGCACATCTCGGGCGGTCACTACAATCCTGCGGTGACACTCGGCGTCTTTCTGCGCGGCCGCACGTCCGCAACGGACATGCTCGGCTACTGGGCAGCCCAGGTCGTCGGGGCGATCCTGGCCGTCCTGGCGATCCGCTATCTCAAGGGCGACGTCGCCGCGACGCTGATGACGCCGGAGACCGGGCCGGCGTTCGTCGCCGAGTTCCTGTTCACGTTCGCACTCGTGTACGTGGTGCTCAATGTCGCTACGGCGCGCGGCAACGAAGGCAACTCCCACTACGGCCTGGCGATCGGCTTCACGGTGATGGTGGGTGCGTACTCCGTGGGGGCCATCTCGGGCGGTGCATTCAACCCGGCCGTCGCGATCGGGATCGCCATGCTGGGGATCGTGGGCTGGTCACAGCTGTGGCTGTACCTGGTCGCGAATCTGCTGGGCGGCGCCGTGGCGGCGCTGGTGTTCAATGCACTCGATCTCGGTGAGGACAAGCCGACCGCGGCGACACGCGCGCAGCAGGCGGACCTGGCGGCACCGGGACAGCCGTCGCGCTCCTGA
- a CDS encoding DinB family protein, which produces MLSLWEREFPATLRVLAAVSDERRDYRPDPKSRSAWELATHIATADLWFMESIRRGIFEFDPEKVKQVEAGFGSVADVAAFYERAVPDAFARLRAMPDEDLAQPLDFFGMMSMTRAEWIGFANNHSVHHRGQLSTHLRALGSRVPDIYGPSADAEPDPAAS; this is translated from the coding sequence ATGCTTTCCTTGTGGGAGCGCGAGTTCCCCGCAACTCTTCGCGTGCTGGCTGCAGTCAGCGATGAACGGCGGGACTATCGGCCGGACCCGAAATCGCGGTCTGCGTGGGAACTGGCGACACACATCGCGACGGCAGATCTCTGGTTCATGGAAAGCATCCGGCGAGGCATCTTCGAGTTCGATCCGGAAAAGGTGAAGCAGGTCGAGGCTGGCTTCGGGAGCGTGGCAGACGTGGCCGCATTCTACGAGCGCGCAGTACCGGATGCGTTCGCCAGGCTGCGCGCCATGCCGGACGAGGATCTCGCGCAGCCGCTGGACTTCTTCGGCATGATGTCGATGACGCGAGCCGAGTGGATCGGATTCGCGAACAACCACAGCGTTCATCATCGCGGGCAGCTGTCGACGCACCTGCGGGCACTCGGCTCCAGAGTGCCGGACATCTACGGCCCGAGCGCCGACGCGGAACCGGATCCAGCGGCGAGCTGA
- a CDS encoding aminotransferase class I/II-fold pyridoxal phosphate-dependent enzyme: MRIEPDQIKIESWLVSAGRASEPGAPLNVPPVPASNFILGTDRAYSRGEGTPTWEALEEVVGGLESGRAVAFASGMAAVAAVFEQLPAGAAVVLPEDCYQGVAGLAAAGARKHRWSVQRLPVEDTAGWIRAFPTADLVWLESPSNPLLVVADLEAICAAPRKPGAIVAVDNTFATPLNQQPLDLGATVSLQSATKFIGGHSDLLAGVATTRNDALWQALRESRELMGATPGVLEAFLATRGARTLAVRLQRAQQNAMQLAEHLEAHPLVTRVRYPGLPSHPTHETARRVLKGFGTMISFDLRGGAELADAVCSNLRLIHHATSLGAVESTMERRAAVPGQEHLPPSLLRLSVGIEDPDDLWADLDAAISLAAPQA, translated from the coding sequence ATGCGAATCGAACCTGACCAGATCAAGATCGAGTCGTGGCTCGTCTCGGCCGGCCGCGCCTCCGAGCCCGGTGCTCCACTGAACGTGCCGCCGGTGCCGGCGTCCAATTTCATCCTGGGCACCGACCGCGCCTACTCGCGCGGTGAAGGCACGCCGACATGGGAGGCACTCGAAGAGGTCGTAGGCGGGCTGGAGTCCGGACGGGCGGTGGCATTCGCGTCGGGCATGGCAGCCGTTGCCGCGGTGTTCGAGCAGCTGCCCGCGGGGGCGGCCGTCGTGCTGCCGGAGGACTGCTACCAGGGCGTCGCCGGCCTCGCGGCGGCCGGCGCACGCAAGCACCGCTGGTCGGTGCAGCGGCTTCCCGTAGAGGACACGGCCGGATGGATTCGCGCCTTTCCCACGGCGGATCTGGTCTGGCTCGAGTCCCCGTCCAACCCGTTGCTGGTCGTCGCAGATCTCGAGGCAATCTGTGCAGCACCGCGCAAGCCAGGGGCGATCGTCGCGGTGGACAACACGTTTGCGACGCCTCTGAACCAGCAGCCGCTGGACCTCGGTGCGACGGTGTCGCTGCAGTCGGCGACCAAGTTCATCGGTGGGCACTCCGACCTGCTCGCCGGCGTAGCGACCACGAGAAACGATGCGCTCTGGCAGGCACTCAGGGAATCTCGTGAGCTGATGGGCGCAACGCCTGGCGTGCTCGAAGCGTTCCTCGCGACGCGCGGCGCGCGTACGCTGGCAGTGCGGCTGCAGCGCGCGCAGCAGAATGCGATGCAACTGGCGGAGCACCTCGAGGCCCACCCTCTAGTCACGCGTGTGCGCTATCCGGGGCTGCCGTCGCACCCGACGCATGAGACGGCGCGGCGTGTCCTGAAAGGCTTCGGGACGATGATCTCCTTCGACTTGCGGGGTGGAGCGGAACTGGCCGACGCCGTCTGCAGCAACCTCCGGCTCATCCATCACGCGACGAGTCTCGGGGCAGTCGAATCCACCATGGAGCGCAGGGCGGCGGTACCGGGCCAGGAACACCTGCCCCCCTCACTCCTCCGGCTGAGCGTCGGTATCGAGGACCCCGACGACCTCTGGGCCGACCTCGACGCGGCGATTTCGCTTGCGGCCCCGCAGGCGTAG
- a CDS encoding TspO/MBR family protein, with translation MKSLVALVVSFVVCFAAAAIGGLATRRAPEFYEALSQPSWAPPASLFGPVWTVLYALMAIAVWLVWKERSAAGAGTALTLFLVQLALNALWSWLFFAWQLGTAARVEIVVLLVVIALTIAAFWRVRPLAGALMLPYLAWVAYATALTFALVRQNPGIL, from the coding sequence ATGAAGAGCCTGGTGGCACTGGTCGTCTCGTTCGTGGTGTGTTTTGCCGCTGCCGCGATCGGCGGCCTGGCCACACGGCGCGCGCCGGAATTCTATGAAGCGCTGTCCCAGCCGTCCTGGGCTCCGCCTGCTTCTCTGTTCGGGCCCGTCTGGACGGTGCTCTATGCGCTGATGGCGATCGCCGTGTGGCTGGTCTGGAAGGAGCGAAGCGCCGCCGGCGCTGGCACTGCCCTGACACTGTTCCTGGTCCAGCTCGCGCTCAATGCGCTCTGGAGCTGGCTGTTCTTTGCCTGGCAACTCGGTACGGCGGCGCGGGTGGAGATCGTCGTGCTGCTGGTCGTGATCGCGCTGACGATCGCTGCATTCTGGCGGGTGCGGCCACTCGCGGGCGCACTGATGCTGCCGTACCTGGCATGGGTTGCGTATGCGACGGCGCTTACGTTCGCTCTCGTCCGGCAGAACCCCGGCATCCTCTGA
- a CDS encoding VOC family protein translates to MADAQPPVFEALVPMLPVTDVVRTIEFYEQLGFEVGSTHTPEGQTKPVWAWMHSGRAHVMINLAAQALSATHASASVWLYTKDVESAHEALRSRGLDVGDIEYPFYNPGGEFHVHDPDGYAVFIARAE, encoded by the coding sequence ATGGCAGACGCTCAGCCCCCCGTGTTCGAAGCACTGGTCCCCATGCTGCCCGTCACCGACGTGGTACGTACGATCGAGTTCTACGAGCAGCTGGGATTCGAGGTTGGCAGCACCCACACGCCGGAGGGCCAGACCAAACCGGTCTGGGCGTGGATGCACAGTGGCAGGGCGCACGTGATGATCAACCTTGCAGCGCAGGCGCTCTCGGCCACACATGCGAGCGCATCTGTCTGGCTGTACACGAAGGACGTCGAATCTGCCCATGAAGCCCTGCGGTCCCGTGGCCTCGACGTGGGCGACATCGAGTACCCGTTCTACAATCCGGGCGGTGAGTTCCACGTCCATGACCCCGATGGCTACGCAGTGTTCATTGCCCGCGCAGAGTAG